Proteins found in one Brevibacillus brevis genomic segment:
- the yfkAB gene encoding radical SAM/CxCxxxxC motif protein YfkAB: MIRMVPNTPLTPLHDPWEPLFNATPPAYKLTSVEFTVTNLCNLRCEHCAVGDTLRYKDDPALPVDLILRRLDEAKDLLTISITGGEPMYSERTVKTVIAPILQYAADRGLRTQINSNMSMPYSRYELILPYIDVMHISWNWSTPEEFHDIVYAKAQQPVSIKRAEAQFHEMMENARKLSEAGVFVSAETMLNHRTWTKLDTLHRQIQEMGSKRHEVHPMYASDFARDLDVLSLDELRQAIHRMLDVRNEDLWMLFGTLPFFACSPEAADRELISRLRSAKNVTTRNDPDGRNRLNINIFTGDVIVTDFGDVEPLGNIQTHQLQSMFEKWQEHTLNQKINCFCPAAGCAGPNLLVANTYYQETDFTLRKALV; the protein is encoded by the coding sequence TTGATCCGCATGGTTCCAAATACACCATTAACACCTTTACACGATCCATGGGAGCCGTTGTTCAATGCGACACCCCCCGCCTATAAACTTACCAGCGTCGAGTTTACTGTAACGAATCTGTGCAATCTCCGCTGTGAGCATTGCGCGGTTGGTGATACATTGCGATACAAAGACGATCCCGCTCTCCCAGTTGATCTCATACTCCGTCGTCTCGATGAAGCAAAAGATCTGCTTACTATCAGTATAACAGGCGGAGAACCGATGTACAGCGAGCGCACCGTGAAAACTGTGATCGCGCCTATTCTACAATATGCAGCAGATCGCGGGCTGCGGACGCAAATCAACTCCAACATGTCTATGCCTTATTCTCGCTATGAATTGATCCTGCCTTACATCGATGTCATGCATATTTCGTGGAATTGGTCTACTCCCGAAGAATTCCATGATATTGTTTACGCAAAAGCACAGCAGCCGGTTTCAATCAAAAGAGCGGAAGCACAATTTCATGAGATGATGGAAAATGCCCGCAAACTCTCGGAAGCAGGTGTTTTTGTCTCAGCTGAAACGATGCTGAATCATCGCACATGGACAAAGCTCGATACCCTCCATCGTCAAATTCAGGAGATGGGCAGCAAACGACATGAGGTACACCCGATGTACGCGAGTGATTTTGCCCGTGATCTGGATGTCCTTTCACTCGATGAGCTCCGTCAAGCCATTCACCGGATGCTCGATGTGCGCAATGAAGATTTGTGGATGCTTTTCGGGACACTTCCGTTTTTCGCTTGTAGCCCCGAAGCAGCAGACAGGGAGTTGATCAGCAGACTGCGCTCTGCGAAAAATGTGACGACTCGAAATGATCCAGATGGTCGCAATCGTCTAAACATCAACATTTTCACCGGCGATGTCATCGTGACCGATTTCGGGGATGTAGAGCCATTGGGCAATATTCAAACCCATCAGCTCCAGTCGATGTTTGAAAAATGGCAAGAACACACGCTGAATCAGAAGATCAATTGCTTCTGCCCTGCCGCTGGATGTGCAGGACCGAACCTGCTCGTTGCTAATACTTACTATCAGGAGACTGATTTTACTCTGCGCAAAGCACTCGTTTAA